The DNA sequence CTGCATCGGAGCTGTCTGCGGGGACTGAATGTTCTCCTTGAAGTGTTTGGCATCCGAAAATACCGTCATGGCAAATTCTCTTAACTGTTCACCTTGCTGGGTCAGTCGGATTTTCCGGTTGGAGGTATCAATCAGCCGGCAGCCGTAGAGCTCTTCCAGATGTTTCATGTGCTGTGATACGGCAGGCTGCGTCAGATGCAGAATCTCTGCTGCTTTCGTATAGCTTCGGCAGGAGCATAACGTTAAAAATGTTTCGTGTCTGAAATCAAGCATTATTTGGCACTCCATAATTTTAAGTAATAGATGAATAAGGATATATAATTTTAATTTATCAAATAGGAGTGATAAAATCAAACACAGGTCAACATCATCGAGAAGGAAAGGAATTTTATTCGTATGAGTCATGTGAAAAAGTACATCCCGGGGATCACGCTCTCGGGCGCAATTGCCGCGGCGGCGTTTCTGATCAGCGATCTTCTCCCGGCCGGCATCCTGGGAGGAACACTCCTGGCACTGATTATAGGCATGCTGCTGAATCCGCTGATCGGATCCAATGAGGCGGTTGAAGCGGGGATCAACTGGTCCTCAAAGAGAATTCTCCGGACGGGGATCATCCTGGCGGGGATCACGCTCAGCTTTTCTCAGGTTATTCAGGCTGGAAAGTATGCGTTGATCCTCATGGTGTTTACGCTGGCGACCTCTTTCGGAGTGGGGTATCTGTGCAAGAAAGTCTTCAAGATCAACTGGAAGCTGGCCAGCCTTCTGTCGGTCAGCACCGCGATTTGCGGAGGCACTGCAGTGGCAACCCTGGGACCGGCCATTCGGGCCAAGAACCGGGATATTGCCTACGCGATATCCGCAACCTTTATTTTTGACATCATTACTGTGATTGCCTTTCCCTGGATCGGACGACTGCTCGGTCTTGGCGATACCGGATACGGCCTGTGGATCGGTACCGCGGTGAATGACACTTCATCGGTCGTCGCGGCGGGATATGCCTTTTCCGATGCGGCCGGGGTGCTGGCAACCATCGTGAAGCTGACGCGAACGCTGTTCATTGTTCCGGTCGTTCTGATCTTTTCCTGGATCTACGCAAAAAAAGAAGCGGATTCCCAGGCAGCGGAGAAGGTTGAGCTGGCAAAGATTTTTCCCTGGTTCATTCTGGGCTTTCTCGCTGTGGTCGCCATCCGAAGCGTCGGGTTGGTACCGGAGAGCCTGGTCCCAGGCATCGTGTTTTTTTCCAAATTTTTCCTGTCCATGGCACTGGCAGCGATCGGGCTGAAAACCAGCCTCAGGGAAGTCGCAGGGGTCGGCATCAAGCCGATGATCGCCGGAGTAATCATCGATACGTCAGTAGTATTCGTATCGCTGTTTGCTCAGGCAGGCATCCTGCACTATCTGAAATAACGTTCGGCGGTCAGCCAGCGGTTGAAAGAGAAAAGACTACATCAAAGGACATACCCTTCGATGCAGTCTTTTTTTGAACCTCGCTGCCGACGGCTCGGGCGGATGAAACCCGGAGTCCGGATTAAGGCCTGGTCTGTTCCTCGATGCTTTCCGAATCCGTCTGATTGGACAGGGGATCGGGCTCTGATACGATCTGACGGATCAGATTCACCATGCCGTGGTCGTCAATCAGAACATAATGGTAGGGCAGGGCCAGTCCTTCGGTTTTCATGACAGAGTTCTTCATAAAAATATACTTGTTTTCATACTTGCCGCGGGAATACCAGATGGCCATGGTGGCCACTTCCTGTCCCGGTACGATGGGCGCCAGTCCCGGCTTAAGTTCCATGGCAGCCAGGGTTTCGGTCAGGGCTTCGATTTCGTTGACGTGGACCGTTCGCAGAACCCGGGTCTGGTCACCGTAAGTCAGGATGATATGGCGGACATCGCGGTAGTCGATGGCTTCGGGAATAGCCCGGCCTCGCCCCAGAATCAGGGAGTAGGAGAGGATCAGGAGCGCCGCCAGACAGAGGCCGCTGATGATTCGATTGGTGCGTTGTTTCATGGATTAAGCTCCTTCGTCAAATGTCAGAGGCGAATCGCCGGTTGAACCGTAGGTTCCGAACGCTTCCTGCACGCCGCCCTCGAAAAACAAGGGGAGCTGCTGGAGAAAGCCGGGGCACAGCCGGACCGTCGGAAGCTCGGCCAGGGGCAGCCAGGCCACAGGGCCTTCGGCTGAGTCGTGCAGCGAGCCGCCCAGGGCTTTGGACCGCACGCAATGAACCAGATACCGTTCGCCGTTCTCCCGGTTCAGCCAGTGAATGAGTCCGGTCAGGCGCAGCTGATGAATCCGGATGCCGGTTTCCTCCAGCACTTCCCGGCGGGCGCAGTCCAGCACGGACTCATCCGCTTCCAGATGACCTCCGGGAAAGGTAATGCCGGGCCAGGATTTGATCCGCTCCAGGGTCAGTACTTCATCCTGGTCGTTGGTCACCATCACCATCACGGTGAGATGACAGGCTGTGGTTTCCTGAAACATGACAAATCCTCCTTTTATGGTCGATTTTGCTCTGAGATTTTAACACATGATTCCATTATACGGAGTGGAAAGCCATTCCGTAAAGGGACGATTCATGTTCTCCCGCTTTCTCCGGGACCGCACTTTCCTGGGGGGCCTTCTCCGGGGATCGGTAACGCCCGGTCAGGAGCAGGTGGTTTTCACCAACCGGGGTTAGCATCGGTTGGTGATATAATGGAATCAGAAACAAAGCGAGGGATTCTATGTATTATCCGGAAAAAATCAATCTGAACAATCCGCGGGCCATCCGTGAAGTGCGCGATTGGCTGGCCCGGCACTTTCATTTGAACTATGGCCCAGACGCCCAGGCGACCTATGTGGTGCGCGGGGAGGAGGAGCTGATTGCCACGGCTTCGCGCAGCGGCAATGTCTTTAAGTATTTCGGCATTCACCCCGATCACCAGGGGGAGAATCTGACCTCGATCCTTTTGGGCGCCCTCCTGGATGATGCCTTCGCCCAGGGCATCTATCATTACTTTATTTTTACGTCGCCGGCCAGCCGGCCGCTTTTTCAGGCAGCCGGCTTTCAGCTCGTCATGGAAAATGAGTATGCCGCGCTGCTGGAGTCCGGCAATCGCGATATCAACTCCTACCTGGGTGAGCTCCGGCAGGAGCTGGGGGAGCCCGCCGGCACCCGCGGGGCAATTGTGATGAATCTGAACCCCATGACGCTGGGACACCTCTATCTGATTGAAACAGCCCGCCGTCAGGTGGATGAGCTGATCATCTTCCTGGTGGAGGAGGATCTGTCGCTGGTGCCGTTCCGCGACCGTCTGGCCATCGCCCGGGAAGCCGCCAGGGACTTGCCTGGCGTCAAAGTTCTTCCCGGGGGACCCTACATCATTTCTCAGGCGACTTTTCCCACCTATTTTCTGAAGCGGATGGATGACGAACTGGCAGCCTACACAACCACCGACGCAGGAATTTTTGCGAATTACTATGCCCGGCAGCTGGGGATCACCCACCGGTTTGTGGGAGAGGAACCCCTTGATCCAGTGACCGGAGCCTACAATGAGGCTCTGGCCAGGGAACTGGGGAAAACCGGCATTGCGTTCAGCATCATTCCGCGGGTGGAAGCCGAAGGCGGCGTAATCAGCGCCTCCAGAGTGCGGCGACATCTGGCCCGGGATGAATATGAGCAGGCTTTCCGCCTGGTTCCGCCGGCCACCCGGCGCTATCTGGAATCGACCGCGGGAGCTGACCTCATCACGAAAATCAAGGCAGAGGAGGCGAACATAAAGTGATATACCAGGGAATTGCGGCGGCCGAGGGGTACGCCAGCGGCATAGTGCATCTGAAGCGGGACTGGGAACTGCTGATTGAGACCGGAAACCATTATGATCCACGTCAGGAACTGGCTCGCCTGGAGCAGGCCCGTCAGGAAGCCAGGCTTCAGCTGGAGGAAATTCGCCGTCAGGCAGCCATTGATCTGGGCGAAGATCACGCGGCAGTCTTTGAT is a window from the Clostridiaceae bacterium HFYG-1003 genome containing:
- a CDS encoding YeiH family protein; translated protein: MSHVKKYIPGITLSGAIAAAAFLISDLLPAGILGGTLLALIIGMLLNPLIGSNEAVEAGINWSSKRILRTGIILAGITLSFSQVIQAGKYALILMVFTLATSFGVGYLCKKVFKINWKLASLLSVSTAICGGTAVATLGPAIRAKNRDIAYAISATFIFDIITVIAFPWIGRLLGLGDTGYGLWIGTAVNDTSSVVAAGYAFSDAAGVLATIVKLTRTLFIVPVVLIFSWIYAKKEADSQAAEKVELAKIFPWFILGFLAVVAIRSVGLVPESLVPGIVFFSKFFLSMALAAIGLKTSLREVAGVGIKPMIAGVIIDTSVVFVSLFAQAGILHYLK
- a CDS encoding 8-oxo-dGTP diphosphatase produces the protein MFQETTACHLTVMVMVTNDQDEVLTLERIKSWPGITFPGGHLEADESVLDCARREVLEETGIRIHQLRLTGLIHWLNRENGERYLVHCVRSKALGGSLHDSAEGPVAWLPLAELPTVRLCPGFLQQLPLFFEGGVQEAFGTYGSTGDSPLTFDEGA
- a CDS encoding GNAT family N-acetyltransferase — protein: MYYPEKINLNNPRAIREVRDWLARHFHLNYGPDAQATYVVRGEEELIATASRSGNVFKYFGIHPDHQGENLTSILLGALLDDAFAQGIYHYFIFTSPASRPLFQAAGFQLVMENEYAALLESGNRDINSYLGELRQELGEPAGTRGAIVMNLNPMTLGHLYLIETARRQVDELIIFLVEEDLSLVPFRDRLAIAREAARDLPGVKVLPGGPYIISQATFPTYFLKRMDDELAAYTTTDAGIFANYYARQLGITHRFVGEEPLDPVTGAYNEALARELGKTGIAFSIIPRVEAEGGVISASRVRRHLARDEYEQAFRLVPPATRRYLESTAGADLITKIKAEEANIK